A window of the Artemia franciscana chromosome 3, ASM3288406v1, whole genome shotgun sequence genome harbors these coding sequences:
- the LOC136025261 gene encoding uncharacterized protein LOC136025261, producing MKLWILLLCFFLDYSIGEQFVAREKIPGLWGERYLRSIAEGESTESEEEYTKSEEDYYERFVRSFTQQSGNIGGMGVSPSVSRVPHIRPDICVGAGSNIDILFAHPNRCDKYIQCVHGAPMVRDCGPGTYWDPRKNECGFWTNSYCSVEMKISEPSYDCNCNDFDLSQLAIQGQNEPARTQISHSQTTGYSVNSNHGPGAVPQKYQASNLGIIQASNEPPRSQIAHTQTTSYSTNPQNIAYNSPTKYETSNFGSNTGPQASYQSFSNSLRPVNQPTSNIAQASTLNHQTSYQSSNNAIHPYSTHENFPSKHPSFNMNGGLRPQSALPPNRLPAPINSQSLPAQIQTSPSQFGSQFSNFQKPVQTSFKGAQTLPQFAKPQAQRAPAYQNNQSYYGSTTVPHIKQRICQEAGSRTDVLFAHPSRCDKYIQCVQGVPMVRDCGPGTFWNPSENNCGHWQSSYCAKEMLIAQPTNECRCNDYDLISARTGVKNG from the exons ATGAAGCTTTGGATTCTGTTGTTGTGTTTCTTCCTAG aTTACTCCATTGGTGAGCAATTCGTCGCCAGGGAGAAAATTCCTGGCCTTTGGGGTGAACGTTACCTTAGATCGATTGCAGAAGGAG AAAGTACAGAATCTGAAGAGGAGTATACAAAATCTGAAGAGGATTATTACGAGCGGTTTGTACGGTCTTTCACACAACAAAGTGGAAATATCGGAG GAATGGGCGTTTCTCCATCAGTCTCCAGAGTTCCTCATATAAGACCTGATATTTGCGTAGGAGCTGGTTCCAATATAGATATTTTGTTTGCTCATCCAAATCGTTGTGATAAATACATTCAGTGCGTGCATGGAGCACCAATGGTCCGAGATTGTGGACCTGGAACATATTGGGATCCAAGAAAAAATG AATGTGGATTTTGGACAAATTCATACTGTTCAGTGGAAATGAAGATCAGCGAGCCTTCTTACGATTGCAACTGCAATGATTTTGATCTATCCCAGCTTGCCATTCAAGGACAAAATGAACCAGCAAGAACTCAGATATCTCATTCTCAGACTACAGGATATTCAGTCAATTCTAACCATGGGCCAGGAGCAGTTCCTCAAAAGTACCAGGCATCTAATTTGGGAATTATTCAAGCATCGAATGAACCACCAAGGAGTCAAATAGCTCATACCCAGACAACAAGCTACTCAACTAACCCACAAAACATCGCCTACAACTCGCCTACAAAATATGAGACATCAAACTTTGGTAGTAATACAGGTCCACAAGCTTCGTATCAAAGTTTTAGCAATTCATTAAGACCAGTAAACCAACCAACAAGTAATATAGCTCAGGCCTCAACTTTAAACCACCAAACATCTTACCAGTCATCTAATAATGCTATTCATCCGTATAGCACTCATGAAAACTTTCCATCGAAACACCCATCTTTCAATATGAATGGCGGCCTTCGGCCACAGTCTGCTTTACCTCCAAATAGATTACCTGCCCCAATTAATAGTCAGTCTCTTCCGGCTCAAATACAAACAAGCCCCAGTCAATTTGGCTCtcagttttctaattttcaaaaacctGTGCAGACATCCTTCAAAGGAGCTCAAACTCTTCCACAATTTGCGAAACCACAGGCCCAGAGAGCTCCTGCATATCAAAACAACCAGAGCTACTATGGAAGCACCACAGTTCCCCATATCAAGCAGAGGATATGCCAAGAAGCAGGAAGTCGAACTGATGTCCTCTTTGCTCATCCAAGCAGATGTGACAAATACATCCAGTGTGTACAAGGTGTTCCGATGGTAAGGGATTGTGGACCAGGCACATTTTGGAATCCATCAGAAAATA atTGCGGTCATTGGCAGAGTTCATACTGTGCAAAGGAAATGCTTATTGCACAGCCAACCAATGAGTGCAGATGTAACGACTATGACCTAATTTCAGCAAGAACAGGCGTCAAAAACGGCTAA